One window from the genome of Amycolatopsis sp. NBC_01480 encodes:
- a CDS encoding endonuclease/exonuclease/phosphatase family protein, with amino-acid sequence MAVVTGVVLGGVAAPAALAAPSADAVIAEVYGGGGNSGATLTNDFVELGNRGGTAFPLDGYSVQYLPGSASPTSTWQVTNLAGSVGAGARYLVAEGKGAGGTVALPTPDATGTIQMSATAGTVALVNGTTALTCKTSADCAADPRVKDLVGFGAATVREGSPTVAPANGTSASRAASLADTDDNSADFTVGDATATNSKGETAGGGGDPGQPPVAAKIHDIQGFTRISPFKDKKVGDVTGIVTAVRAFGSSRGFWMTDPNPDSDPRTSEGLFVFTGSTTPAVAVGDAITASGTVKEFYPDAPATSTYQSLTELSSAQWTVGSHANPLPAPTVITPDQVPDVLAPNAGGNIEPLPLEPAKYSLDFWESHESEIVSISDARVVGPSNSYDELYVTTKPQQNPTPRGGTVYPSYDKINTGVLKVQSIIPFGQQPFPKVNTGDVLTGVTSGPVEYSSFGGYTLFASQLGAAKDNKLQKEVTRRQRPGELAVATYNVENLAPSDPDTKFAQLAHGIVDNLAAPDVVNLEEIQDNDGATDDGVVASDATLKKFTDAIVAAGGPAYQAREIDPVNDADGGQPGGNIRVGFLFNPARVSFVDRPGGSALSSVDVVQDHGKAHLTQSPGRVDPTNEAWTDSRKPLAGEFVFQGRTVFIIANHFNSKGGDQPTHGRYQPPTRSSEVQRQKQATVLQAFVGKLLTADPGANVVVAGDLNDYQFSPALAKLTSGGYLKDLISTLPAAERYSYVFEGQSQVLDHILASAALRGVDYDVVHINAEFADQASDHDPQVVRFRPSTGNKLADYGYDLLDYLDQLLGRTAPRK; translated from the coding sequence GTGGCGGTAGTAACGGGTGTTGTGCTGGGCGGCGTCGCCGCCCCGGCCGCGCTCGCCGCGCCCAGCGCGGACGCGGTCATCGCCGAGGTCTACGGCGGTGGCGGCAACTCGGGGGCCACGCTCACCAACGACTTCGTCGAGCTCGGGAACCGTGGGGGCACGGCGTTCCCGCTCGATGGCTACAGCGTGCAGTACCTGCCCGGCTCGGCGTCGCCGACCAGCACGTGGCAGGTCACCAACCTGGCCGGCAGTGTCGGCGCCGGCGCGCGTTACCTGGTCGCCGAGGGCAAGGGCGCCGGCGGCACGGTCGCGCTGCCGACGCCGGACGCCACCGGCACGATTCAGATGTCCGCGACCGCGGGCACGGTCGCGCTGGTCAACGGCACCACGGCGCTGACCTGCAAGACCTCCGCCGATTGCGCGGCCGACCCGCGGGTCAAGGACCTGGTGGGCTTCGGCGCCGCGACCGTCCGCGAGGGCAGCCCGACGGTGGCCCCGGCGAACGGGACGTCCGCTTCGCGCGCCGCCTCGCTCGCCGACACCGACGACAACAGCGCCGACTTCACCGTCGGCGACGCGACGGCCACCAACTCCAAGGGCGAGACCGCCGGTGGCGGCGGCGACCCGGGCCAGCCGCCGGTGGCCGCGAAGATCCACGACATCCAGGGGTTCACGCGGATCTCACCGTTCAAGGACAAGAAGGTCGGCGACGTCACCGGCATCGTCACGGCGGTCCGCGCCTTCGGCTCGTCGCGCGGCTTCTGGATGACCGACCCGAACCCGGACAGCGACCCACGCACCAGCGAGGGCCTGTTCGTGTTCACCGGCTCGACCACGCCCGCCGTGGCGGTCGGCGACGCGATCACCGCGTCCGGCACGGTCAAGGAGTTCTACCCGGACGCCCCGGCGACGTCGACCTACCAGTCGCTGACCGAGCTGAGCAGTGCACAGTGGACGGTCGGCTCGCACGCGAACCCGCTGCCCGCCCCGACCGTCATCACGCCGGACCAGGTGCCGGACGTGCTGGCGCCGAACGCCGGCGGGAACATCGAGCCGCTGCCGCTGGAACCGGCCAAGTACTCGCTGGACTTCTGGGAGTCGCACGAGAGCGAGATCGTCAGCATCTCGGACGCGCGGGTCGTCGGCCCGAGCAACAGCTACGACGAGCTGTACGTGACCACGAAGCCGCAGCAGAACCCGACGCCGCGCGGCGGCACGGTCTACCCGTCGTACGACAAGATCAACACGGGCGTGCTGAAGGTCCAGTCGATCATCCCGTTCGGCCAGCAGCCGTTCCCGAAGGTCAACACCGGCGACGTGCTCACCGGCGTCACCTCGGGCCCGGTCGAGTACAGCAGCTTCGGCGGCTACACGCTGTTCGCGTCGCAGCTCGGCGCGGCGAAGGACAACAAGCTGCAGAAGGAGGTCACGCGGCGGCAGCGCCCGGGTGAGCTCGCGGTGGCGACGTACAACGTGGAGAACCTCGCGCCGTCCGACCCGGACACGAAGTTCGCGCAGCTGGCGCACGGCATCGTCGACAACCTGGCGGCGCCGGACGTGGTGAACCTGGAGGAGATCCAGGACAACGACGGCGCGACGGACGACGGCGTGGTCGCCTCCGACGCGACGCTCAAGAAGTTCACCGACGCGATCGTCGCGGCGGGCGGCCCGGCCTACCAGGCGCGTGAGATCGACCCGGTCAACGACGCCGACGGCGGCCAGCCGGGCGGGAACATCCGCGTGGGCTTCCTGTTCAACCCGGCGCGGGTGTCCTTTGTGGATCGGCCGGGCGGCAGCGCGCTGTCCTCGGTGGACGTCGTGCAGGACCACGGCAAGGCGCACCTGACCCAGTCCCCGGGCCGGGTGGACCCGACCAACGAGGCCTGGACCGACAGCCGCAAGCCGCTGGCCGGCGAGTTCGTCTTCCAGGGCCGCACGGTGTTCATCATCGCCAACCACTTCAACTCGAAGGGCGGCGACCAGCCGACGCACGGCCGTTACCAGCCGCCGACGCGCAGTTCGGAAGTCCAGCGCCAGAAGCAGGCCACAGTGCTGCAGGCTTTTGTGGGCAAGCTGCTGACCGCTGACCCCGGCGCCAACGTCGTGGTGGCCGGCGACCTGAACGACTACCAGTTCTCACCGGCGCTGGCGAAGCTGACTTCGGGCGGGTATCTGAAGGACCTGATCTCGACGCTGCCGGCCGCGGAGCGGTACAGCTACGTGTTCGAGGGCCAGTCTCAGGTCCTGGACCACATCCTGGCTTCGGCCGCTTTGCGCGGGGTGGACTACGACGTGGTCCACATCAACGCGGAGTTCGCGGACCAGGCCAGCGATCATGATCCGCAGGTCGTCCGGTTCCGGCCTTCCACGGGGAACAAGCTGGCCGATTACGGGTACGACTTGCTGGATTATCTGGACCAGTTGCTGGGGCGGACTGCACCTCGTAAGTAG